A region of Streptomyces deccanensis DNA encodes the following proteins:
- a CDS encoding transposase: MPAPRKYPLELRERAVRMYRTAEPKPVIRRMAEELGVHHEALRNWIRQAEADAGERDDLLTTEEKNELVQLRREVRDLRRANEVLRTASAFFAAQLDPTRPR; the protein is encoded by the coding sequence ATGCCTGCCCCGAGGAAGTACCCGCTGGAGTTGCGTGAGCGTGCGGTGCGGATGTATCGGACCGCCGAGCCGAAGCCGGTGATCCGCCGCATGGCTGAGGAGCTCGGCGTGCATCACGAAGCCCTGCGGAACTGGATCCGGCAGGCCGAGGCCGACGCCGGCGAGCGGGATGACCTGCTCACCACCGAAGAGAAGAACGAGCTCGTCCAGCTGCGGCGCGAGGTGCGGGACCTGCGCCGGGCGAACGAGGTCCTGCGGACGGCCTCGGCTTTTTTCGCCGCGCAGCTCGACCCGACCCGGCCCAGGTGA
- a CDS encoding LacI family DNA-binding transcriptional regulator, with translation MVTMAEVASRAGVAKQTVSNVVSGKKVRPETLAKVNAAINELGYKPNLVARSLRTGSTSTVGLFVPSVANPFYSEVVEEVENVLVGRGYNLLLATTRDDPGYTRTHLENLAARSVDALLVAGDKGVIQQLPMLAEAAFPVALFAWEGDPPTTLPVVSIDYEHAGFLAGRHLRELGHQTVAVIADLPSHAPRVRGLRRAFADDGLTIDDRKVFPCTRDDAVGGFAAARAALEADPRLTAIFATHDILAVGAVEAVVRSGQRVPGDVSVVGFDDIAQVVQIQPALTTITFPKREMAQQAVELLLRAVDSGRPPTNVISLLRPTLTIRDSSAPPRATG, from the coding sequence ATGGTGACGATGGCAGAGGTCGCCTCTCGGGCAGGAGTCGCCAAGCAGACCGTGTCCAACGTGGTGTCCGGCAAGAAGGTGCGGCCGGAGACCCTGGCGAAGGTGAACGCGGCGATAAACGAACTCGGCTACAAGCCGAACCTGGTGGCGCGCTCACTGAGAACCGGCAGCACGTCGACTGTGGGACTGTTCGTGCCGTCGGTGGCCAACCCGTTCTACTCCGAGGTGGTCGAAGAGGTCGAGAACGTGCTGGTCGGTCGCGGATACAACCTGCTGCTGGCCACGACACGCGACGACCCCGGCTACACCCGGACCCATTTGGAGAACCTCGCCGCGCGCTCGGTGGACGCACTGCTGGTCGCCGGGGACAAGGGCGTCATACAGCAGCTCCCGATGCTCGCCGAGGCCGCCTTCCCGGTCGCGCTGTTCGCCTGGGAGGGAGACCCGCCGACCACGTTGCCGGTGGTGTCCATCGACTACGAGCACGCCGGGTTCCTAGCCGGGCGCCACCTGAGGGAGCTCGGCCACCAGACCGTCGCGGTGATCGCCGATCTCCCCTCGCACGCGCCGCGCGTGCGCGGGTTGCGCCGGGCATTCGCCGACGACGGTCTGACCATCGACGACCGCAAGGTGTTCCCCTGCACCAGAGACGACGCCGTCGGCGGGTTCGCCGCGGCCCGTGCGGCGCTTGAGGCGGACCCGCGATTGACGGCGATCTTCGCCACCCACGACATCCTGGCCGTCGGCGCAGTCGAGGCGGTGGTCCGGTCCGGGCAGCGCGTCCCCGGCGACGTCAGCGTCGTCGGCTTCGACGACATCGCCCAGGTCGTACAGATCCAGCCAGCGCTGACCACGATCACCTTCCCGAAGCGGGAGATGGCCCAGCAGGCCGTCGAGCTGCTGCTGCGCGCCGTCGACTCCGGCCGGCCACCGACCAACGTCATATCACTGCTGCGCCCGACCCTGACCATCCGCGACAGCAGCGCCCCGCCCCGGGCTACCGGATAA
- a CDS encoding FadR/GntR family transcriptional regulator produces the protein MSLTDKAIAQIRELIASGALPPGAKLPPEPELAAQLGLSRNLAREAVKALSVARVLEVRRGDGTYVTSLQPSLLLEGLGGAVELLQGDPGAVLDLMEVRRLLEPAATALAATRLSDDGLAEVKRHLDAMREASEDVERLNAHDMAFHRAIVDVTGNETLISVLEGISGRTLRARIWRGLVDTRAAGRTLAEHEAIYAALAARNVSLTHAAALLHVSNTEQWLREHLKSA, from the coding sequence ATGTCCCTGACCGACAAGGCGATCGCGCAGATCCGCGAACTCATCGCCTCAGGAGCGCTGCCTCCCGGCGCCAAACTGCCCCCGGAGCCGGAGCTGGCCGCCCAGCTCGGGCTCTCCCGCAACCTCGCCCGCGAAGCGGTGAAGGCGCTCTCCGTGGCACGCGTGCTGGAGGTAAGGCGCGGCGACGGCACCTACGTCACCAGCCTGCAGCCGAGCCTGCTCCTCGAAGGCCTCGGCGGAGCGGTGGAACTGCTGCAGGGCGATCCCGGGGCCGTACTGGACCTCATGGAGGTCCGGCGCCTTCTGGAGCCCGCTGCCACCGCGCTGGCCGCCACACGGCTGTCGGACGACGGCCTGGCCGAGGTGAAACGGCATCTGGACGCCATGCGGGAAGCGAGCGAGGACGTGGAGCGGCTCAACGCCCACGACATGGCCTTCCACCGCGCCATCGTCGACGTCACCGGCAACGAAACGCTGATCAGCGTGCTCGAGGGCATATCGGGCCGCACCCTACGAGCCCGGATCTGGCGCGGCCTGGTGGACACCCGCGCGGCGGGACGCACCCTGGCGGAGCACGAGGCGATCTACGCGGCCCTGGCCGCTCGGAACGTCTCACTGACCCATGCCGCCGCGCTGCTGCACGTCAGCAACACCGAGCAATGGCTGCGCGAGCACCTGAAGTCCGCATAG